The DNA segment GGCGGACACCGCCAGGTTAGCGGTGACGCTGACGCGCTGGATATCCAACAGCCCCCGCAGCGGCGCGAGGACCACTGCCAGATGGGTGGCGCAAGGGCTTGGGCTACCGAGCTGGAATGGCTTTTTCAAACCGTCCAGCATCTGGGCATTGGCTTCCGGCACCACCTGGGGCGCCTGTTCGGCCGGCAAGGCGCCGGACAGGTCGATCAACGAGCAACCCGCCGCAGTGGCGCGGGGGGCGAAACTCAAGGTGACCGCCGGGCCTGCGGCGAAGAAAGCCAGTTGCACCTTGCTGAAATCAAATTCATCGACTTCCCGCACCCGCACATTTTTGCCGCGAAACGGCACCGACGCGCCGGCCGACTCGCTACTGGCCAGCAGGTGCAAGGTGCCTACCGGGAAGTCCAGCTCTTCGAGGATCTGCACCAGGGTTTCGCCAACCGTACCGGTGGCGCCGATCACGGCGATATCAAAGGTCTGGGTCATGGAGGCTGCCTCGGGCATTGCGGGGGGAGCGGCACTTTACCGGGTGGTGGGGAGTGAGGCAATGATCGTTCCCATGCTCTGCGTGGGAACGCTGCCGTGGACGCTCCGCGTCCATTCCTGAGGCTGTGACGCGGAGCGTCAGGGGAGGCATTCCCACGCGGAGCGTGGGAACGATCAGGCATAAAAAACCCGCGCCTGTCACCAGAACGCGGGTTTCTTCAACACCACAAAGCGATCAACGCTCCAGCAGGATCCGCAACATCCGGCGCAGCGGCTCGGCCGCGCCCCACAGCAGCTGGTCACCTACAGTGAAGGCGCCCAGGTACTGGGTGCCCATGTTCAGCTTGCGCAGACGGCCCACCGGTACATTCAGGGTGCCTGTGACCTTGGTCGGGCTCAGCTCCTGCATGCTGATTTCGCGGCTGTTCGGCACCAGCTTGACCCACGGGTTGTGCTGGCTGATCAGCCCTTCGATGTCGGCGATCGGCACGTCTTTGTTGAGCTTGATGGTCAGCGCCTGGCTGTGGCAGCGCATGGCGCCGATCCGCACACAGATACCGTCCACCGGGATCGGGTTCTTGAAGCGCCCGAGGATCTTGTTGGTCTCGGCCTGGGCCTTCCACTCTTCGCGGCTCTGGCCGTTCGGCAGTTCCTTGTCGATCCACGGGATCAGGCTGCCGGCCAAGGGCACGCCGAAGTTCTCGGTCGGGTAGGCGTCGCTGCGCATGGCCTCGGCCACACGGCGGTCGATGTCGAGGATCGCGCTGGCCGGGTCGGCCAGTTGATCGGCGACGGCCGCGTGGGTCGCGCCCATCTGCTTGATCAGCTCACGCATGTTCTGCGCGCCGGCACCGGAGGCCGCCTGATAGGTCATGGCGCTCATCCACTCCACCAGCCCGGCTTCGAACAGGCCACCCAGGCCCATCAGCATCAGGCTGACGGTGCAGTTGCCGCCGACATAGTTCTTGGTGCCGGCGTCAAGCTGCTGGTCGATGACCTTGCGGTTGACCGGGTCGAGGATGATCACCGCGTCGTCCTGCATACGCAGGCTGGACGCGGCGTCGATCCAGTAGCCCTGCCAGCCGGCTTCGCGCAGTTTGGGGAAGACTTCACTGGTGTAGTCGCCACCCTGGCAGGTCAGAATGACGTCGAGGGTCTTCAGCTCTTCAATGTTGTAGGCGTCCTTGAGCGGGGCGATATCCTTGCCCACGGACGGCCCTTGGCCACCGACATTCGAAGTGGTGAAAAACACCGGCTCAATAAGATCGAAATCCTGCTCTTCCAGCATCCGCTGCATGAGCACGGAACCGACCATACCGCGCCAACCGATCAGACCTACACGTTTCATCGCAACTACACCTTGTTAAAAAGTGGGCCGCCTTGCAGCAACAACTGCAAGCGGGCCAGAGAGATTACAGATTCCGCAGCGCGGCGACTACTGCGTCGCCCATTTCCTGCGTCCCGACCTTGGTGCAACCCTGTGACCAGATGTCGCCGGTACGCAGGCCCTGGTCCAGCACCAGGCTCACCGCCTGCTCGATGGCATCCGCCGCTGCGCTCAGGTTGAAGCTGTAGCGCAACATCATCGACACCGACAAAATGGTCGCCAACGGGTTGGCAATGCCCTGGCCCGCGATGTCCGGCGCCGAACCGTGGCACGGCTCGTACATGCCCTTGTTGTTGGTGTCCAGGGACGCCGACGGCAGCATGCCGATGGAACCGGTGAGCATCGAAGCCTGGTCGGACAGGATGTCGCCAAACAGGTTGTCGGTGACGATCACGTCGAACTGCTTGGGCGCACGCACCAGTTGCATGGCGGCGTTATCCACATACATGTGGCTCAGCTCGACGTCCGGGTAATCCTTGGCCACTTCTTCGACGATTTCGCGCCACAGTTGGCTGGACGCCAGGACGTTGGCCTTGTCCACCGAGCAGACCTTCTTGCCACGCACACGGGCCATGTCGAAACCGACACGGGCGATGCGGCGGATTTCGCTCTCGCTGTACGGCAGGGTGTCGTAGGCCTGGCGCTCGCCATTCTCCAGCTCACGCACGCCCCGTGGCGAGCCAAAGTAGATGCCACCGGTCAGCTCACGCACGATCAGGATATCCAGGCCCGCCACCACTTCCGGCTTGAGGCTCGACGCGTCGGCCAGTTGCGGATAGAGGATCGCCGGGCGCAGGTTACCGAACAGGCCCAGTTGCGCACGGATCTTCAGCAGGCCGCGTTCTGGGCGGATGTCGCGTTCGATCTTGTCCCATTTCGGCCCGCCCACGGCGCCGAGCAGCACGGCGTCGGCAGCTCGGGCGCGGTCGAGGGTTTCATCGGCCAGGGGCACGCCGTGCTTGTCGATGGCGGCGCCGCCGATCACGTCGTGGCTCAATTCAAAGCCCAGGCTGTACTTGCTGTTGGCCAATTCCAGGACCTTGACCGCTTCGGCCATGATTTCCGGGCCAATACCGTCGCCAGGGAGAATCAGAATCTGCTTGCTCATGAGTTCCTCATTTCATCAAGCGACCCGCCCGTGGGCAGGTCGGGAAAAATTAATCAGCGCTCAGCGAACACCACCAGCACGTCGGTGCTGAAGGTGCCGTCGGCTTGAATTTCATAGTAATCGCGCACTTCCTGGCCCATCGCCTGCTGCAACGCCAGGATTGCTGCGCGCAATACGGGCGGGGTGCGCATGCGTTCGACCCACGAGGTGTATTCCAGGCGCAGGCGCTGGCGACTGCTGTTGCGCACATGCAGGCCGGCTTCGTTGAGCTGGCGCATCCACTCGCCGGCGCAATAATCGCGCACATGGCTGGTGTCGCGCAGCACTTCGACGGTTTGCAGGTAAGTGTCCAACAGCGGGCTGCCCGGTGACAAGACATCGACAAACGCCGCCACGCCGCCCGGCTTGAGCACCCGGCGCACTTCGCGCAGGGCCAGGCCGAGGTCGCTCCAGTGATGGGCCGAGTAGCGGCTGAACACGAAGTCGAACTCGCCATCGGCGAATGGCAGGCGCTCGGCGGCGCCGTGCAGGGTGCGGATGTTGTCCAGGCCGCGCTCCACGGCCGCCGCGGCGACCACGTCGAGCATCTGCTGGGACAGGTCGTAGGCCACCACTTCCTTGACCAGCGGTGCTACATGGAAACTCACGTGACCGGCGCCACAGCCCAGGTCCAGCAGGCGTGCCGCGCCCTGCCCGGCCAGTTCGGCCTGCAGCAGTGCGAACTCGGTGCCCTGGGCGTGCACGGCACTGCTCAGGTAGGCCGAGGCCTGTTCGCCGAATTGTTTTTGCACGACTTGGGTGTGGGCGGTGCTGGTCATGGTGATGTTCCTGGCTTTTGTGGTGTTCATACAGGCCTTTCGCGAGCAAGCCCGCTACCGCATTTGAGCGCATTTCAACTGAAGGAACTCGGTCGAATGTGGGAGCGGGCTTGCTCGCGAAGGGGCCAGTCCAGCCTACATAGAATTACGCATCACGAAACAACCAAGGCTGGCTGGCCCGGTGCTTGGCTTCAAACGCGGCAATCGCCTCGCCGTCCTGCAAGGTCAGGCCGATATCGTCCAGGCCATTGATCAGGCAGTGTTTGCGGAAGGCATCCACTTCAAAGTGGTACACCTTGCCATCCGGACGGGTCACGGTCTGTGCGGCGAGGTCGACGGTCAACTGGTAGCCGACATTGGCTTCCACTTGCTGGAACAACTCGTCCACTTCGGCATCGCTCAAGATGATCGGCAGCAAGCCGTTCTTGAAGCTGTTGTTGAAGAAGATGTCGGCGTAGCTCGGCGCAATAATGCTGCGAAAGCCATATTCTTCCAGGGCCCACGGCGCGTGTTCACGGCTGGAGCCGCAACCGAAGTTTTCCCGGGCCAACAACACGCTGGCGCCCTGATAGCGCTCGGCGTTGAGCACAAAATCCTTGTTCAACGGGCGCTTGGAGTTGTCCTGGTAGGCGTAGCCCACGTCCAGGTAGCGCCACTCATCGAACAGGTTCGGGCCGAAACCGGTGCGCTTGATCGACTTCAAGAACTGCTTGGGGATGATCTGGTCGGTGTCCACGTTGGCACGGTCCAACGGCGCGACAAGACCGGTGTGTTGGGTAAAAGCTCTCATCGGGTATTCCTCAGATCAATTCGCGAACGTCGATGAAACGACCGTTGACGGCAGCGGCGGCGGCCATGGCCGGGCTGACCAGGTGGGTACGGCCACCGGCGCCCTGACGCCCTTCGAAGTTACGGTTGGAGGTGGACGCGCAATGCTCCCCCGACTCCAAACGGTCCGGGTTCATCGCCAGGCACATCGAGCAGCCCGGCTCACGCCATTCAAAACCGGCTTCGAGGAAGATCTTGTCCAGCCCTTCGGCCTCAGCCTGGGCCTTCACCAGGCCCGAACCTGGCACCACAATGGCTTGCTTGATGGTCGAGGCCACTTTGCGGCCCTTGGCGATCACCGCCGCGGCGCGCAAGTCTTCGATCCGCGAGTTGGTGCAGGAACCGATAAACACGCGGTCCAACTGGATGTCGGTGATCGCCTGGTTGGCTTTCAAGCCCATGTACTTCAAGGCGCGCTCGATGGAGCCGCGCTTGACCAGATCGGCTTCCTGGGCCGGGTCCGGCACGTTCTGATCAACGGCCAGGACCATTTCCGGCGAGGTGCCCCAGCTGACCTGTGGCTTGATCTGGGCCGCGTCGAGCTCGACCACGGTATCGAACACCGCGTCGGCGTCGGACACCAGGTCTTTCCAGGCCTCGACGGCAGCCTCCCACTCGGCGCCAGCCGGTGCGAAAGGTCGGCCTTTGACGTATTCCACGGTTTTTTCATCCGCCGCGACCATGCCCACCCGGGCACCGGCTTCGATGGACATGTTGCAGATGGTC comes from the Pseudomonas shahriarae genome and includes:
- the asd gene encoding aspartate-semialdehyde dehydrogenase, translating into MKRVGLIGWRGMVGSVLMQRMLEEQDFDLIEPVFFTTSNVGGQGPSVGKDIAPLKDAYNIEELKTLDVILTCQGGDYTSEVFPKLREAGWQGYWIDAASSLRMQDDAVIILDPVNRKVIDQQLDAGTKNYVGGNCTVSLMLMGLGGLFEAGLVEWMSAMTYQAASGAGAQNMRELIKQMGATHAAVADQLADPASAILDIDRRVAEAMRSDAYPTENFGVPLAGSLIPWIDKELPNGQSREEWKAQAETNKILGRFKNPIPVDGICVRIGAMRCHSQALTIKLNKDVPIADIEGLISQHNPWVKLVPNSREISMQELSPTKVTGTLNVPVGRLRKLNMGTQYLGAFTVGDQLLWGAAEPLRRMLRILLER
- the leuB gene encoding 3-isopropylmalate dehydrogenase; protein product: MSKQILILPGDGIGPEIMAEAVKVLELANSKYSLGFELSHDVIGGAAIDKHGVPLADETLDRARAADAVLLGAVGGPKWDKIERDIRPERGLLKIRAQLGLFGNLRPAILYPQLADASSLKPEVVAGLDILIVRELTGGIYFGSPRGVRELENGERQAYDTLPYSESEIRRIARVGFDMARVRGKKVCSVDKANVLASSQLWREIVEEVAKDYPDVELSHMYVDNAAMQLVRAPKQFDVIVTDNLFGDILSDQASMLTGSIGMLPSASLDTNNKGMYEPCHGSAPDIAGQGIANPLATILSVSMMLRYSFNLSAAADAIEQAVSLVLDQGLRTGDIWSQGCTKVGTQEMGDAVVAALRNL
- a CDS encoding class I SAM-dependent methyltransferase, coding for MTSTAHTQVVQKQFGEQASAYLSSAVHAQGTEFALLQAELAGQGAARLLDLGCGAGHVSFHVAPLVKEVVAYDLSQQMLDVVAAAAVERGLDNIRTLHGAAERLPFADGEFDFVFSRYSAHHWSDLGLALREVRRVLKPGGVAAFVDVLSPGSPLLDTYLQTVEVLRDTSHVRDYCAGEWMRQLNEAGLHVRNSSRQRLRLEYTSWVERMRTPPVLRAAILALQQAMGQEVRDYYEIQADGTFSTDVLVVFAER
- the leuD gene encoding 3-isopropylmalate dehydratase small subunit; translation: MRAFTQHTGLVAPLDRANVDTDQIIPKQFLKSIKRTGFGPNLFDEWRYLDVGYAYQDNSKRPLNKDFVLNAERYQGASVLLARENFGCGSSREHAPWALEEYGFRSIIAPSYADIFFNNSFKNGLLPIILSDAEVDELFQQVEANVGYQLTVDLAAQTVTRPDGKVYHFEVDAFRKHCLINGLDDIGLTLQDGEAIAAFEAKHRASQPWLFRDA
- the leuC gene encoding 3-isopropylmalate dehydratase large subunit gives rise to the protein MAGKTLYDKLWDSHEVKRRDDGSSLIYIDRHIIHEVTSPQAFEGLRLAGRKPWRVDSIIATPDHNVPTTPERKGGIEAIADQVSRLQVQTLDDYCDEYGITEFKMNDVRQGIVHVIGPEQGATLPGMTVVCGDSHTSTHGAFGALAHGIGTSEVEHVFATQCLVAKKMKNMLVRVEGKLPFGVTAKDIVLAVIGKIGTAGGNGHAIEFAGSAIRDLSIEGRMTICNMSIEAGARVGMVAADEKTVEYVKGRPFAPAGAEWEAAVEAWKDLVSDADAVFDTVVELDAAQIKPQVSWGTSPEMVLAVDQNVPDPAQEADLVKRGSIERALKYMGLKANQAITDIQLDRVFIGSCTNSRIEDLRAAAVIAKGRKVASTIKQAIVVPGSGLVKAQAEAEGLDKIFLEAGFEWREPGCSMCLAMNPDRLESGEHCASTSNRNFEGRQGAGGRTHLVSPAMAAAAAVNGRFIDVRELI